In Glycine max cultivar Williams 82 chromosome 7, Glycine_max_v4.0, whole genome shotgun sequence, a single window of DNA contains:
- the LOC102660679 gene encoding uncharacterized protein: protein MLARKNKYIHSDTIVVEGNCSAVIQRILPPKHKDPRSVTIPCSIGVVSVGKALIDLGANINLMPLSMCRRIGKLEIMPTRMTLQLVARSITRPYGVIEDVLVRVKHFTFPANFTVMDIEEDSEIPLILGRPFMLTTSCMVDMRKRKLEMGIADQKISFDLFDEEKQLLDQNVCLQVKEFEEEVLEVGTKFDPDP from the coding sequence ATGCTAGCGCGAAAAAACAAGTATATTCATAGTGACACCATTGTTGTGGAGGGAAATTGTAGTGCAGTGATTCAACGCATccttccacctaagcacaaagatccaAGAAGTGTCACTATACCATGCTCTATTGGTGTTGTGTCTGTTGGGAAGGCTCTTATTGACTTAGGAGCCAACattaatttgatgccactctccatgtgtcgGAGAATAGGAAAGCTGGAGATAATGCCAACAAGAATGACGCTGCAGTTAGTGGCCCGCTCCATCACCAGGCCTTATGGAGTGATAGAAGATGTATTGGTCCGAGTAAAACATTTCACCTTCCCAGCTAATTTTACTGTTATGGACATCGAAGAGGACTCTGAGATTCCTTTAATCTTGGGACGTCCCTTCATGCTGACCACCAGTTGCATGGTAGACATGAGGAAGAGAAAGCTTGAGATGGGAATTGCTGATCAGAAGATTAGCTTTGATctatttgatgaagaaaaacaattgCTGGACCAGAATGTTTGTTTGCAGGTGAAGGAGTTTGAGGAAGAGGTTCTGGAGGTTGGAACCAAGTTTGACCCTGACCCATGA
- the LOC100799268 gene encoding PR5-like receptor kinase, translating to MFRTLLLFLFCPTATLLLASSSDVNLNISSVFKDCNSSCDTRLTASNSDDSPNVLRSLEENVTATARARATVTTTGPGTATATATANVTVVSPSSQSRPRQSTSPPSISIQPTPSTFLSPPPSTSLSPTLSPARVPTFSSPSTQSILIRASGNHQFWKRKVVIGVASAVMGGFMICIIICCFRYKLLTQPIKLCSTTKSDQDIEAFLKNKGAVAQKRYKFSEVKKMTNSFKVKLGQGGFGAVYKGQLVSGCPVAVKLLNSSKGNGEEFINEVATISRTSHVNIVTLLGFCLEGRKKALIYEFMDNGSLEKFIYKKGSQTIVSLSWENLCQISIGIARGLEYLHRGCNTRILHFDIKPHNILLDENFCPKISDFGLAKLCPRKESIISMSDTRGTMGYLAPEMWNRRFGGVSHKSDVYSYGMMLLEMVGGRKNIDAEASHTSEIYFPHLAYKRLELDNDLRTDEVMTTEENEIAKRITIVGLWCIQTFPNNRPTMSRVIEMLEGSMNSLEMPPKPMFSSPTRSATPLEIS from the exons ATGTTCCGCACTctccttctcttcctcttctGCCCAACGGCCACACTTCTTCTTGCAAGTAGCAGTGATGTCAATTTAAACATTTCATCTGTGTTTAAGG ATTGCAATAGTAGCTGTGACACACGCTTAACAGCAAGTAATAGCGATGATTCTCCCAACGTGCTACGATCACTTGAGGAAAATGTAACAG CAACAGCAAGAGCAAGAGCAACAGTAACAACAACAGGACCAGGAACAGCAACGGCAACGGCAACTGCAAATGTAACAGTTGTCTCACCATCATCACAATCAAGACCACGACAATCAACATCGCCGCCATCTATATCAATACAACCAACACCATCAACATTTttatcaccaccaccatcaacTTCTTTATCGCCAACTCTATCACCGGCACGGGTACcaacattttcatcaccatCAACACAATCAATACTAATACGAGCATCAG GTAACCACCAATTTTGGAAAAGGAAAGTCGTTATAG GGGTTGCAAGTGCTGTAATGGGAGGATTCATGATATGCATCATAATTTGTTGCTTTAGATACAAGTTATTAACCCAACCAATCAAACTTTGTTCGACCACAAAGAGTGATCAAGACATTGAagcattcttaaaaaataaaggagcTGTAGCACAAAAAAGATACAAATTTTCAGAAGTCAAGAAAATGACCAATTCCTTCAAAGTTAAACTGGGTCAAGGGGGTTTTGGTGCCGTATACAAAGGACAGCTAGTCAGTGGTTGTCCTGTGGCTGTAAAATTATTGAACTCATCCAAAGGAAATGGTGAAGAATTTATCAATGAGGTTGCTACCATCAGTAGAACCTCTCATGTTAACATTGTGACCCTTCTTGGATTTTGTTTGGAAGGCCGCAAAAAAGCTCTCATCTATGAGTTTATGGACAATGGTTCCCTTGAAaagtttatttacaaaaaagggTCACAAACCATTGTATCTTTGAGTTGGGAGAATTTGTGTCAAATCTCAATAGGGATTGCTCGAGGGTTGGAGTACTTGCATAGGGGATGCAACACTCGAATTCTACATTTTGACATAAAACCACATAATATTCTTTTGGATGAGAATTTTTGCCCCAAGATATCAGATTTTGGGCTAGCAAAGCTCTGTCCCAGAAAAGAGAGTATTATTTCCATGTCAGATACTAGAGGGACAATGGGGTATTTAGCACCAGAAATGTGGAATAGACGTTTCGGTGGAGTTTCACATAAGTCTGATGTTTATAGCTATGGGATGATGTTGCTAGAAATGGTAGGAGGGAGGAAGAACATTGATGCTGAAGCCAGTCACACAAGTGAGATATACTTCCCGCATTTGGCATACAAGAGGCTTGAGTTGGACAATGATTTAAGAACAGATGAGGTTATGACCACGGAAGAAAATGAGATTGCAAAGAGAATAACCATAGTGGGTTTATGGTGCATTCAAACATTTCCAAATAATCGACCTACAATGAGTAGAGTGATAGAAATGTTGGAAGGCAGCATGAATTCTTTGGAAATGCCACCAAAACCTATGTTTTCTTCTCCTACTAGATCGGCAACTCCTCTTGAAATTAGTTGA
- the LOC102660534 gene encoding LEAF RUST 10 DISEASE-RESISTANCEUS RECEPTOR-LIKE PROTEIN KINASE-like 1.2: MLLATLAIPMLVWSFTTLIAIRIIVRAITNPNLIHFVEGKLQDGGSVVVKRLYEKNFKRVAQFMNEIKILANLDHPNLVTLFGCTFGHTRELLLVYEYIPNGTIADHLHGQRSKPGKLPWHIRMNIVVETASALKFLHQKDIIHRDVKTNNILDNNFCVKVADFGISLLFPDHVTHVSTAPQGTPGYVDLEYHQCYQLTKQSDVYSFGVVLVELISSLPAVDITRHRQEIKLSDIVINKIHSEAPSFSLLDNC, encoded by the exons ATGTTGCTCGCGACCTTGGCTATTCCTATGTTGGTCTGGTCCTTCACTACCCTAATTGCCATCCGAATCATCGTCAGAGCCATCACAAACCCCAACCTTATTCACTTCGTGGAGG GCAAACTGCAAGATGGGGGTTCTGTTGTAGTGAAGAGGTTGTATGAGAAAAACTTTAAGAGAGTTGCACAGTTcatgaatgaaattaaaatccTAGCAAATTTAGATCATCCAAATCTTGTGACATTATTTGGATGCACCTTTGGCCACACCCGTGAACTTCTGCTTGTATACGAGTACATTCCTAATGGAACCATTGCCGATCATCTTCATGGTCAACGATCCAAACCTGGAAAACTCCCTTGGCATATTAGAATGAATATTGTTGTGGAGACGGCAAGTGCATTGAAATTTCTTCATCAAAAAGACATCATCCACCGAGATGTGAAAACCAACAATATtcttgacaataacttttgtgtaaaagtGGCCGATTTTGGAATCTCACTTCTTTTCCCAGATCATGTCACTCATGTTTCAACAGCTCCACAAGGGACTCCAGGTTATGTGGATCTCGAGTACCACCAGTGCTATCAGCTTACCAAACAAAGCGATGTCTATAGCTTTGGAGTGGTGCTGGTTGAGCTGATATCGTCCTTGCCTGCTGTAGATATTACAAGGCATAGACAAGAAATCAAATTGTCCGACATTGTCATCAACAAGATTCATAGTGAGGCACCTTCTTTCTCACTtcttgataactgctaa